The nucleotide window GAAAGGCGTGGCCACTTCCACATTAGGGGTTTTAGGGAAAGCCAGAAAGTGCGTCACCCGGGGCGGCTCCGGGCCCGTATGCAGCTGCCGCACCTGGGCTTCCAGGGCCTGATCTTCCCGGGTAAAGCGGTGGTGTTGCCGCTGGTGCTCACCCCAGGTAGCTACGTGAAAAAATTCCGTAATGCGCGTCGGGTCGGCGATATCCGAAAACACCCCGGCCCGCAACGAACCATCCCGCAGCCGCAGGCGGGTAAGACGAGCCACTGCTTGCCGGAAAGCGGGCTGGTCCGCAGCAGCTACGTGGTACTCAATCATGACTACCACCGGTCCGTCATCGGGGTCGATGGTGCCCTGCACCGCCGGATCGGGCCAGTGCTCAGCGGGCGCCAGGTCCAGCCCTTCGGCCGAGCGCATGGGAAAGGGAATAGCCAGCAGCATGCTTACCAGCATCCAGACTGCAGTAGCCAGCAAGGCCGTTTCCAATGAGGCCCGGTCAGCCAGCTCGCCCCACACAATACTGCCCAGCGAAAGTCCCGCCTGAAAGACCAGCATATAGATGCTTACCACCCGGGCCTGCACCCACTTGGGCACGTGCAGCTGGACCGTCGTACTAAAGCTGGTCATGACCATAAGCCAGGCAATTCCCGACAGAAACATAACCGGATACAGCCAATACACTACCGTTACCAGGGCCAAGCACACATTGGTACCAACAAATACCAGGGTCCCGAGCAGCACCCGCTGGTTAAAGTTGAGCTTATTTCCGGCTCGGCCCATCAGCAAGGCGCCCGTAATAGCGCCGGCTCCCAGCCAAGACAGCATCACCCCGTAAGCACCTGAGCTCAGGCCCAGCTTGCGGGCTATAACCACCGAGAGCAGCCCCCACATGGCGCTGGCGCCAAATGAAAAGGCAAACGTGCGAAACAGCACAGCATAGATGGCCGGCGAATACTGCACGTAGCGCAGGCCGGCCCGCAGCGCGCCGGTAAAATTTTCGGCGGGGCCGCTGCTGGCCTCCTCCGTGCGCTGCCACGAAAAAATGACGGCGTACGTGCCTAAGAACGACAGCCCATTCACCAAAAACACCCAGCCCGGCGAGTAATAGGCAATGATGAGTCCGCCGATGGCCGGGCCGATGGCGCGGGCAATGTTATTACTGACGCCATTCAGGGTAATAGCAAACGGCAGTACCGGGCGGGGTACGAGCTCCGTCGTCACGGTTTGCCACACCGGCGCGTTCAACGCCGCCCCGATTCCCAGTAAAAAAGTAAACGCCAGGACACCCAGAGCCGAAACTTCGCCCAGGAGCGTAAGAGCCCCTAGCGCGAAGGCGACAATGGCCATAAATCCCTGCGTGAGCAGCAAGAGCCTGCGCCGGTCAATTAAGTCGCCCAGGGCCCCGGCGGGCATGCTCAGCAAAAAGGCAGGCAGGCTGTTGGCGGTTTGCATCAGGGCTACTACCAAAGCCGAGGTAGTCAGCGTCGTGACTAGCCACACCCCGGCCACGTTTTGCATCCAGGTGCCAATGTTCGACACGACTGATGCAATCCAGATGGCCCGGAACAGCGCGTATTGAAACGGCGTCCCGAGCGTAGCCTTGCCGTTGGCGGGGAAGGAGAACTCATAGAAGGCAAAACTAAAAACTACCACAGCACTACGCCGCAACCGCATCTGGCACTTGCGCCTCCCGGTCCGGTAAAACAATCAGCCGCACCTCCCTCACGAGAGAAGTGCGGCTGAATACCGGGAAGCGGATCCGGTTACTGGTTCCGCGTTGGAGGATCTACAGTAATAACGCCTTTGCGCACTGGGGCAGCCTGCTGCTTCCGTTTTGCTTTGCGCCGAGCGGCCCACCGTCTGAAGAAGCCGGGCTTGCGGTGCTTTTTGCGGCCTTTATACCGTTTGTAGTTCGGACGCGGAATCGGGCGGCCATCCACGGTTAGCTCCGTAGCGGCAGCACTGGTTTCCGATTCGGCCATGGCTGATCCTGGTTCCCCCAGGCATAGCACCGCGCAAAGCAGTAAGAGCAGTAGTTTGTACATAACGCTGAAGAAAAGGTGGACTTTACGCTTCGCACAAACAACCTGAACAGCAGAGGTTTACCGTTCACTAACTTTGCCGGGCGAATTTTCCATTTTCTCCTAGCTAATACTATACCAGGATGAAAATGGTGTTTTATCAAACGCAAAAAAGTTCACCTTGGATTCAGCTTCCTGCAATCTTCCTGCTGGGCCTACCTACAATTCCCCACTTTTTCTAGAAAGGGTCGAAACAGCTATAGTTGCGCTGCTTGATGATAAGGCCATCCTTCAGTTCGAAGACTACGCAGAACTGGGCAGCCAGCTGCTGGCCCCGGACTAGCGGCCCAATATCATTGGCCAGCGTGGCTTGCCAGTGAGCCTCAATCACCACACTTCCATCCGGGCACTGCTGCATCTGCTGTAATTCGAAAAGGGGATTTACCAGTAGCTCACGCCCGGCCCGAATATTTTCCAGAATCTCGGCAAAGGAACGGCGCTGCAGGGTCCGGTTCAGCATATTCGGAAACTCTACCTGCTCCACATCCGGATGCAATACTGTCGCATAAGCTGCCGGGTCTATCTCCAGAGATTCACTTAGTTTCAAAAATTTGGTAATGGTTTGCAATTGTTCAGCCATAGGAGTGGGAAGACAGAGGTAGTATGGAGCCTCAAGATAGAGGATGATGAACGTTCAAGGCTACTACAGCTACAACAGGCTCAGTGTTACAGCTAGTATATAATTTTAAAAATATAATCCTATGTTTCTCCTCTTGCCACTCGGCGTTGGGCACTCTCTAACGGGCTTGTTGTCCTCAACTATGTATAACCCAAAGGCATATCTGTTTTAGAAGACGTGAGCCGTTATTCCTGGGGTTGGCTACGGCCATGACCCCGTTATAAAGTCAGAGCAGTTTACCCGGCCCTTTTCGGACTCGGATAAACTGCTCCGTATGCTGTGCTTAAGTAGACTGGACCTATTTGTTGCGCATGGGCTTATCGACTTTCACCGATGGTATTGCCTTGCGCTTACGCTTACGCATTGCCTTGCGGCGCAAGGCCCACCGCCGGAATACGCCAAGCTTTTTAGCCCGGTGGCGGCTATTGCCCCGGTAAGGCTTGTAGTTTGGGCGGGGAGTGTTGGTTTCTGCTATTTCGGTTTTTTCAACCGAATAGTCAGCGGTGGTTGCCTGTACCGCCTGGGGCTCCAGAAGCGTAAACAAGGCACACAGGAGAATGAGTATTGTTTTGTACATAGCCAAGATTTAAATGTTGTTAGATCAGTTCCACCATCCCAATACATTACCTTAATCCTAAACTTCAGGTGTAAGGCGCTTCTAAATTAAGAACACTACGACAAAATATCCTAATTCATTTTAGCAAATATTTGTAATCCAGCTTAAACACAAATTGTTCTTTTCCAAGTCTACAAACCTCTCTATCGGCAAACTTTGCGTGGTCGGCACCCTGCTCTCCTACCGGCACTCTGTCGTTGCCGGGTCTGGCTGCGGCGCTGATGAAACCTTAGGGAATTAGACAAGAACTTCACGGGCATTTCGGGTATTCTTAAATACTTATCGGACCGAGCTGATTTCGACTTGCCAGGACGCACAACGGCCCGTTGCTGGCGAGCAGCAACGGGCCGTTAGACGGGGCTCTGGGTGAGGTGGCGGGACTCGACCGGACCGCTCGGGCTAGAAGTTAGCCTTCCATCACCTTGTTCTGGTGGTTGATGGACTCCAGGTGAACGGCGGCGAAGTACTGCTCGATAAACTCCGGGGTAAGGCCCACGGATGAACCCTGGCGCTGGGCCCGCTCCAGTACCTCGTTCCAGCGGCTGGTTTGCAGAATGGTGATGTCGTTTTCCTTTTTGTAGACCCCGATTTTCTCGGCCACAGCCATGCGGCGACCTAGGAGCTGGATGATTTCGGCGTCGAGCTGGTTGATTTGCTCGCGCAGGCTGGACAAGGCCGTCAGAAACTCGCGCTGGTTGGTGGTTTCGTGGCGCCACACCAGGTCCGTGATGAGGTCCTTGAGCACCTCGGGGTAATCTGCTGCTTGGCGTCGCTCCAGGCGTGGTCGGGGTCGATGTGGCTTTCAATCATGTTGCCGTCGAAGCCCAGGTTCAGGGCCTGCTGGGCCACGGCCGATAAGGTGTCGCGGCGGCCGCAGATGTGGCTGGGGTCGCAGAGCAAGGGCATTTCGGGGTGGCGGCGCTTCATCTCGATGGGCAGGTGCCACATCGGGGCGTTGCGGAAGTCGGTGTTGCCGTAAGAGCTGAAGCCCCGGTGAATCAGCCCCACTTGGCTTAGGCCGGCCTTCTGCAGGCGTTCCACGGCGCCTACCCACAGCTCCAGCTCGGGGTGAATCGGGTTCTTGACCAGCACCGGCACCTGCACCCCGCGCAGCACGTTGGCAATTTCCTGCACCGAGAAGGGGTTGCCGGTGGTGCGGGCGCCCACCCACAGAATATCGACGCCGAAAGCCAGGCAGTCTTCCACGTGCTTAGCGGTGGCCACTTCCACGGCAATGGGCAGGCCGGTCAGCTCACTGGCTTTCTTGAGCCAGGGCAAACCCTTGGTGCCCACGCCTTCGAAGCCGCCGGGCTTGGTGCGGGGTTTCCAGATGCCGGCGCGCAGGGCCTGCACCTTGCCGGTAGCGGCCAGGCGCTGGCAGGTTTCTAGAACTTGCTCCTCGGTTTCGGCTGAGCAAGGCCCGGAAATCAGGTAAGGCTTATCGTCGGGCTGGCGGTTGAAAAGTGCGGATTGCATGATATGTTGGGTTTGAGTTTTGCGGGGAGTTGAGAAATGGTAGAAGAAGTCGTCTGTCATGTCGAGCCTTCGCGAGGCATTTCGCGTGCTGAGGTTGCAATGGCATTGATTAGCACTGCACGCGAGATGTCTCGCCAAGGCTCGACATGACGTTCTATCCAGGTTGTTCTTACTTCAGAATCTTCTTGATCAGATTGGCTTGCTCGATTTGCTGGTAGACGGCGGGGTAGTCTTCCTGGGAAATGAGGTGGCGCAGGTGCTGCAACTGTTTGATATGCTCGTCGAGCACGTCGAGGACGTTGACGCGGTTTTGGCGGAAGATGGGCACCCACATATCCGGTGAGCTTTTAGCCAGGCGCACCGTGGAAGCAAAACCGCCGCTGGCCAAGGCAAAAATCTGCTGCTCCTCTTTTTCCTTTTCCAGCACCGTGAGGGCCAGGGCAAAGGAGGTAATGTGCGAAATGTGCGACACGTAGGCCGTGTGCAGGTCGTGGGCAGCGGCGTCGAGGTATTCGATGCGCATCCGGAGCTGCTCGAAGAGGTGCTGCACCTGGTTCACCGCGTCGGCGTCGCTCTGTTCGGCGTCGCAGATAACCAGGGTTTTGTCGGTAAACAGCTCGGGCACGGCGGCTTCGGGGCCCGAGTACTCGGTGCCGGCCATGGGATGCACGGCCACGAAGCGGCCCCGACGCGGGTGCCCGGCTACGGCCGCCAGCAGCATCGATTTGGTAGAGCCCACGTCGATGACCACCTGCTGGTCGACTTCGTCCAGCACCTGGGGCAGCACGGTGAGCATGGCGTCCATGGGCACGGCCACCACCACCAGGTCGGAGCGGCGCACGGCGGCGGGCAGGTCGGTGGTGCCTTCGTCGATGAGGCTTAGCTCCTGGGCTTTGCCAAGGTTTTCCGGGCTGTGGTCTACTCCTATAATATGCTCAGCCAGTCCGTGGGCTTTCAGGCTGATAGCCAGCGAGCCGCCAATAAGCCCCAGGCCGATTACAGTGACAGTTTTCATACGGTCGGGGTGGTAAAAGAAGGTTGTTGCCGGGCCGCCCGGATTCGGCCTAAAGCGGATTCCAGCACGGCCGTCGTCTGGCAGAGGCTCACCCGAATAAAGTTGTTGCCGTTGGAGCCGAAGATGCCGCCGGGCGTGATAAACACCTTGGCCGCCTGCAGCAGCTCATCACTCAGCGCGTAGCCATCGGCATGACCGGCCGGAATGGCAGCCCACACGAACAAGCCCACCTGATTCCGTTCGTAGCGGCAGCCGATGGTGTCGAGCAGTTCAAAGACCAGCTCCCGGCGGGCGGCGTAGTGGGCGTTGAGCTCCTCGTACCAGCTTGCGTCCAGTTGCAGGGCTTCTACGGCGGCCAGCTGCACCGGTAGGAACATCCCCGAGTCGAGGTTGCTCTTGAAGCGCAGCACTTCTTGGAGCAAATCACCGCGGCCCAGCAGCATGCCCACGCGCCAGCCCGCCATGTTGTGCGACTTGCTCAGAGAGTTCAGCTCCAATACTACTTGCCGGGCTCCCGGCACAGCTAATAGACTTTGAGCCGGCTCCTGGTTCAGGATGAAGCTGTAGGGGTTGTCGTGCACCAGTAGGATGTTGTGCTCGGTAGCAAAGGCCACCAGCCGGGCGAAGAACGCCGCGTTGGGCGGGGTACCGGTTGGCATGTGCGGGTAGTTAACCCACATGAGCTTTACCCGGCTTAGGTCGCGTTGAGCCAGGGCAGCCAGGTCGGGCAGCCAGCTGTTTTCGGCCTGCAGGTCGTAGTCCACGGGCGTGGCGCCGGCCAAGTGAGCGGCGGCGCGGTAGGCCGGGTAGCCGGGATTGGGAATCAGCACTTCGTCGCCGGCTTCGAGAAAGGTCATGCTCACGTGGATGATGCCTTCCTTGGAGCCCAGCAGCGGCAATACTTCCGTTTCGGGGTCCAGGGTCACGCTGTAGCTCTGCTTGTACCACCTGGCCATGGCCTGGCGCAGGGCCGGCACGCCTTTGTAGTTCTGGTAGGCATGGGTAGTGGGCTGCTCGGCGGCCTGGGTCAGGGCGGCAATTACGCGCGGATGGGGCGGCATGTCGGGGCTACCAATACCGAGGTTTATAACCTGGGCACCGGCCTTGTTCATGGCGTCGATTTCGCGCAGCTTCCGGGAGAAGTAGTACTCCTGGGTGTGCTGAAGGCGGCTGGCTACGGAGACTTGCATGGGTTATGATCTAGAATATTCGTTTCGGGCTGTCATTCCGAGCCCCGCGAGGAATCTCGCGTGCTGATGTTAGGTCGGTAATTTGAATACTGTGGCACGCGAGATGTCTCGCGGGGCTCGACATGACGTTCTGAAGTATGAACTACTTATGCGTGGTGCCTTTGTGGTACACGCCCAGCACTTCGAGGCCTTCCGTTACTGGCTTCATGCTGTGCAGGGCGGCGTCCAGTTGGGCCGAGTCATCAAATTCGAGGTCGGCGTGGAAGTAGTAGTGCCAGGTTTTGGCCGGAATCGGGAAGGACTGCAGCTTGGAGAGGTTGATGCCCTGGTCGGCAATGCGGATGAGCACCTGGGCCAGGCTGCCCTGGGCGTGGGTGGTGTGGAAGTAGAGCGAAGCCTTATTGGGCGCCTCCACGGCGGCGGCATTTTCGGGCCGGTCCACTACCAGAAAGCGGGTGTAGTTCTTCTTTTCGGAGTGAATGTCCTTGGCCAGAATTTCCAGGTCGAACAGCTCGGCGGCTAACTTGCCAGCTACGGCGGCGGTACCGGTGCGCAGGCCTTCCCGGATGCGCTGGGCGCTCAGGGCCGTATCCTCGGTTTCGACCAGCCGCCAGGGGCCGTGCTGATTGAGAAAGTCGGCGCACTGCAGCAAAGCCATGGGGTGGGAGTGCACCTCCCGGATATCATCGAGCTGCTGTCCGGGCAGGGCCATCAGATGCTGTCGGATCTGCAGGTACACTTCCCCCGTGACGCGCAGACCGGCCTGGCGGAGCAGGTTGTAGTTGGGCAAGATGCTGCCGGCAATGGAGTTTTCAATAGCCATCAGGCCGTGCCCGGCCGTGCCGCTGCTCACCTGCCGCACCACCTCCCCAAACGTGGCGCAGGGCGTAGTCAAGGCAGCGGGACCGAAGTAGTGGCGGGCGGCAATCTGGTGAAAACTACCTTCAAAGCCCTGGATGGCGACGGTTGGGAGCATGATGCGAGGTACTTGGGAAAAGACATAAAAAAAAGGCCTCCGGAGTGCGGGGCCTGGGTTTTGCTTTGGTGCTGCGCTTCGGTCAGCTTCGGCAAACGGGGCCCCGCTTCTTCGTAAAGAAGAAGTAGGTATAGCCGTAATAAAAGAAGACTGAAGCAGGCATGTGAGGCAAAAAGTAAGCGTAAAAAAAGCGCCTCCCGAGGTTGTCGAGAGGCGCTGAGAGTTTCGGTTAGAAAAGCTACAGGAGGGCCGCTCGACTACGCGTGGGCGTAGTAGAAGTAATAGCTAAAAAAGAAACGGCCGGTGTGCTGAGACATGAGAATCAGGTGCTTTGCGAGGGCAAGGTGGGACCAGGTTCTGGCAATTCCAAATTAAATTTTGCGGCTTATTACGAACAAACGTTCGGTAGCCCTTCAGGAAACAGGCGCCTGGACTAGTAATTCCTCAGCGCTTCAACTACCAGATTATCCGCGCATTACTAGCGGCGCCACTCCTCGTTGGGCAGTGCTTGGGCGGCTTCACTGCTAAGCTCAGCGGCCCGCTGTACTAGCTCCACAAATTCGCGGCGGGAGCCGTCGGCATCCCGGCCACGCACCGACTGCGCCCGGCCCAGCGCCGCTCTGTAGCTGGCCTGGCCCCGGTGCTCCGACTGCCGCAGCAGCAACCCAAACTCAGCCACGGCTACGGCCAACCGGAAGTTGTCAGAGGCTTGCTCGATGGCGGTGCTACTGTTGCGCACGGGCAGCGTGAGCAGGTGGCTGGCGCTGCCCTGGGGCTCCTGGTAGCGCAGCTTCACGGTCAGCAACTCGGCGCTGGCAGGAGAGACAATGCCGTAGTCCGCCGGGCCCGCTTGGTACTTCAGCGGGTCGACGCGGGGTCGGACGTTGGCGGGCACGATTTCGTAGAGGGCCGTCACCTGCTGACCCGCGCCCAGCTCCCCGGCGTCCTTGGTGTCGTCGTTGAAGTCCTCGGCGGCCAGTAGCCGGTTTTCGTAGCCGAGTAGGCGGTATTGCTGCACCTCGGCGGGGTTAAACTCCACCTGCACCTTTACATCCTTAGCCAGGGTAAACAGGGTGCCGCCAAACTGCTGCACAAGCACCCGCCGGGCCTCGTTGAGGTTGTCGATGTAGGCGTAATTGCCGTTGCCCTTGTCGGCCAGCAACTCCATCTTGCTGTCCTGCAGGTTGCCTTCCCCGAAACCCAGCACCGACAAAAACACACCCGACTGCCGCTCTTCGGTAATGAGCTCCTCCATGGCGGCATCCGAGCTTTCCCCCACGTTGAAGTCACCGTCGGTAGCCAGGATGATGCGGGTGTTGTAGCCGGGCCGGGCTTGCTGCCGGGCCACCTGATAGGCCAGGCGCAGGCCCTCCCCGCCCGCCGTAGAGCCACCAGCCTCCAGGTTCTCCAGAGCCGCCATAATCTCCCGGGGCCGGCTGCCCGGCGTGGGCGGCAGCACCAAGCCCGCCGCACCGGCATACACCACAATAGAAACGTAGTCCTGGGGTCGGAGCCGGGGCAGCAGCTCGCGCAGGCTGGCCTTGAGCAACGGCAGCTTGTCAGCGTCACTCATCGAGCCCGACACGTCGAGCAGGAATACTAGGTTGGCCGGCGGCAGCTCGGTGTGGGCTACCTCCCGCCCCTGCACACCCACCAGCACCAATTGGTGCGCGGGGTTCCAGGGGCAGCGGGCCACTTCTGCTTGCAGCGCGGCCGGCTCATCGGGGCGCAGGGGCTGGGGATAGTCGTAGTGGAAGTAGTTGACGAGTTCCTCCAGGCGCACCGCTTCGGGCGGGGGCAGCTGACGGTTTTGGGTCAGGAAGCGGCGCACATTGCTATACGAGGCCGGGTCCACGTCGATGGCAAAGGTGCTTAGCGGAGCCTGCCGCACGGTTTCGAATGGGTTTTCCGGGAGCCGGGCGTAGGATTCGGTATTCGGGGCCGGGGCGGCGGAGCGGCTTCAGCGTAGTCGGCCGCCGGGGGCATTTCGTAGGTGGAAGCTGCCTCCAGGGGCTCAGAGTAGCGTTGTTGTTGGCAGGCGGGCAGCAGCAAGCCGCTCGCCAGCAGCCACAGGGGCCGCAAGCGGGATATAGGCATTGAAGTAAGGGCTAGTGGAAAGAAAAGACTACCGAAAAAGCCATGCTTCCACCGCTGAACTCACGAAACTGAATTCAGAACTTTTCCAGGAAAAGAAGCGCGTGACCAGAAACATCCGTCGCGAGCGGAAGGTCCTGAAGACGGGGCGAAGAGGCTCTGTACGCAGAGCTGCGTATTCGGAAAATGCTGCGAAAGCGGCGCCGCTTAGTGATTCTTTATACCGACAGGTCTGCATACGTAACCCAGCGGCCCGTGACTTTTTTCCAACATAATTCGGGCATCCCTGTAGACTGATAATTGTATAATAAAAAGCACGACTGCGTCGTTTGGGCCGGCTCAAACGAAAAACTCCTGACCAGTCGCCCACCGGTCAGGAGTTTCTTCGAGTTGGTTTGTGAGCGGGAAAGCGGTGACCCGCCAAACCAGTCCGCGCAAGGTGGCGCCCTGCAGGCCGGGGCCCGGCCGCGGCTGTGCCCGGGCCACTTGCTTCCATTCGGCAGCAGGCGCGCGGCCCAGACGGTGATTCTATCGGCGGCCAGTGTCCGCCGCCGATGGGAAATGAGAAGAGTAGCGCTTCTCATGGCTAATAGTCGCGCCGAACGGCATACAGAATTCGCCTCGGAATGCTGCTCACCCGCTGCCACACGCCTTGTGGGGTGTAAATCGGCGCATACCAAACCAGCCCGCCCTTGACATCCACGTCCAACGCTACGAGTAGGCCTTGGGCCTTAACCTTGGTGGGCTGCGGAAGCTCCTGGCTGACGTAGCCAATGGTCTGAAAAAGCAGGGGCAGCTTCCGCTCCTCTTGGCTCACGCGCAGAGAGAAATACCCATCAGGATCAGTAGCGGTGCCGCGGATTGTGCCTTTCAAGACGACCCCGATTCCAGGCAGCCCTTCGTTGGTTGACTTGTCTATTACCCGCCCGGTAACAACCGTTGAATCAGCGGAAGTAGGGACTGTTACCGCTACTCCTTCAAAGTTTCCCTTCACCTGCCCCGCTGGCTCAGAAGCAAGGCGGCTGGCCCGGGCAGATGCTGCTCTACTTGCTGGGCCCACCCGGCAGCCGGGGCTAGAGTCCGTAGCCCCAGCAGGGCCACCGTGGCCGCTACGGCCGTTTGCCACCACGCGGCCCGGGGTGGGGCTGGTAGTTGCAGCGGCCGGTTCAGTTGGCTGGCGCCAAACCGTCCACAGGTTTGCTTGCCGCCCACCGCCGCCCGGAGCACAGCCAGAATTTCGGCGTCGGTTTTCTGAGTGAAGTCAATAACTACTTTCTCGCAGGCGGCGCAGCGGCGGCCGGGGCCCTGGGGCGTCATAGCGGCCCACGACTGGGAGCAGGGCTCAGCAATACGACGGGAAACAGCAGAGGTGTGCATACTGGCGGCAGTAGTAGGAGCAGAAACTTGGGATGGAAGTAGCGGAGAGGCTATCAGGCTTAGGCAC belongs to Hymenobacter cellulosilyticus and includes:
- a CDS encoding MFS transporter, giving the protein MVVFSFAFYEFSFPANGKATLGTPFQYALFRAIWIASVVSNIGTWMQNVAGVWLVTTLTTSALVVALMQTANSLPAFLLSMPAGALGDLIDRRRLLLLTQGFMAIVAFALGALTLLGEVSALGVLAFTFLLGIGAALNAPVWQTVTTELVPRPVLPFAITLNGVSNNIARAIGPAIGGLIIAYYSPGWVFLVNGLSFLGTYAVIFSWQRTEEASSGPAENFTGALRAGLRYVQYSPAIYAVLFRTFAFSFGASAMWGLLSVVIARKLGLSSGAYGVMLSWLGAGAITGALLMGRAGNKLNFNQRVLLGTLVFVGTNVCLALVTVVYWLYPVMFLSGIAWLMVMTSFSTTVQLHVPKWVQARVVSIYMLVFQAGLSLGSIVWGELADRASLETALLATAVWMLVSMLLAIPFPMRSAEGLDLAPAEHWPDPAVQGTIDPDDGPVVVMIEYHVAAADQPAFRQAVARLTRLRLRDGSLRAGVFSDIADPTRITEFFHVATWGEHQRQHHRFTREDQALEAQVRQLHTGPEPPRVTHFLAFPKTPNVEVATPFETMEGPQ
- a CDS encoding nuclear transport factor 2 family protein, whose product is MKLSESLEIDPAAYATVLHPDVEQVEFPNMLNRTLQRRSFAEILENIRAGRELLVNPLFELQQMQQCPDGSVVIEAHWQATLANDIGPLVRGQQLAAQFCVVFELKDGLIIKQRNYSCFDPF
- a CDS encoding chorismate mutase is translated as MLKDLITDLVWRHETTNQREFLTALSSLREQINQLDAEIIQLLGRRMAVAEKIGVYKKENDITILQTSRWNEVLERAQRQGSSVGLTPEFIEQYFAAVHLESINHQNKVMEG
- a CDS encoding prephenate dehydrogenase, translating into MKTVTVIGLGLIGGSLAISLKAHGLAEHIIGVDHSPENLGKAQELSLIDEGTTDLPAAVRRSDLVVVAVPMDAMLTVLPQVLDEVDQQVVIDVGSTKSMLLAAVAGHPRRGRFVAVHPMAGTEYSGPEAAVPELFTDKTLVICDAEQSDADAVNQVQHLFEQLRMRIEYLDAAAHDLHTAYVSHISHITSFALALTVLEKEKEEQQIFALASGGFASTVRLAKSSPDMWVPIFRQNRVNVLDVLDEHIKQLQHLRHLISQEDYPAVYQQIEQANLIKKILK
- a CDS encoding pyridoxal phosphate-dependent aminotransferase — translated: MQVSVASRLQHTQEYYFSRKLREIDAMNKAGAQVINLGIGSPDMPPHPRVIAALTQAAEQPTTHAYQNYKGVPALRQAMARWYKQSYSVTLDPETEVLPLLGSKEGIIHVSMTFLEAGDEVLIPNPGYPAYRAAAHLAGATPVDYDLQAENSWLPDLAALAQRDLSRVKLMWVNYPHMPTGTPPNAAFFARLVAFATEHNILLVHDNPYSFILNQEPAQSLLAVPGARQVVLELNSLSKSHNMAGWRVGMLLGRGDLLQEVLRFKSNLDSGMFLPVQLAAVEALQLDASWYEELNAHYAARRELVFELLDTIGCRYERNQVGLFVWAAIPAGHADGYALSDELLQAAKVFITPGGIFGSNGNNFIRVSLCQTTAVLESALGRIRAARQQPSFTTPTV
- a CDS encoding prephenate dehydratase — protein: MLPTVAIQGFEGSFHQIAARHYFGPAALTTPCATFGEVVRQVSSGTAGHGLMAIENSIAGSILPNYNLLRQAGLRVTGEVYLQIRQHLMALPGQQLDDIREVHSHPMALLQCADFLNQHGPWRLVETEDTALSAQRIREGLRTGTAAVAGKLAAELFDLEILAKDIHSEKKNYTRFLVVDRPENAAAVEAPNKASLYFHTTHAQGSLAQVLIRIADQGINLSKLQSFPIPAKTWHYYFHADLEFDDSAQLDAALHSMKPVTEGLEVLGVYHKGTTHK
- a CDS encoding vWA domain-containing protein; amino-acid sequence: MRQAPLSTFAIDVDPASYSNVRRFLTQNRQLPPPEAVRLEELVNYFHYDYPQPLRPDEPAALQAEVARCPWNPAHQLVLVGVQGREVAHTELPPANLVFLLDVSGSMSDADKLPLLKASLRELLPRLRPQDYVSIVVYAGAAGLVLPPTPGSRPREIMAALENLEAGGSTAGGEGLRLAYQVARQQARPGYNTRIILATDGDFNVGESSDAAMEELITEERQSGVFLSVLGFGEGNLQDSKMELLADKGNGNYAYIDNLNEARRVLVQQFGGTLFTLAKDVKVQVEFNPAEVQQYRLLGYENRLLAAEDFNDDTKDAGELGAGQQVTALYEIVPANVRPRVDPLKYQAGPADYGIVSPASAELLTVKLRYQEPQGSASHLLTLPVRNSSTAIEQASDNFRLAVAVAEFGLLLRQSEHRGQASYRAALGRAQSVRGRDADGSRREFVELVQRAAELSSEAAQALPNEEWRR
- a CDS encoding carboxypeptidase-like regulatory domain-containing protein; its protein translation is MGPASRAASARASRLASEPAGQVKGNFEGVAVTVPTSADSTVVTGRVIDKSTNEGLPGIGVVLKGTIRGTATDPDGYFSLRVSQEERKLPLLFQTIGYVSQELPQPTKVKAQGLLVALDVDVKGGLVWYAPIYTPQGVWQRVSSIPRRILYAVRRDY